In the Olleya sp. Hel_I_94 genome, one interval contains:
- a CDS encoding beta strand repeat-containing protein, translated as MKKVFFSAAALMCGTMMFAQSNNSDVDQIGSGNASTVMQTGMTNDSDVDSVGDDNISTVDQNGTSNTNETRQTGGGPGGDGLSDDNISAVNQTGDLNNNFTWQDGDLNASDVDQMGDSNDSYTDQWGDSNSSTVDQDGDRNDSDVFQGYGTAGDGSHTSTVEQDGDDNTSLVNQFGGSGNNSEVEQVGNLNDSDVAQDGNNNDSTVWQGTVGDSNISTVTQTGDDNDSFVWQDGDSNLSDVDQTGDNNDSYVDQWGDFNTSDVDQDGDGNDSDVFQGYSGDNNTSIVDQNGDNNTSYVSQDNDLGGGNDSSVTQTGNDNDSNVDQDGESNISDVDQIGDMNISDVDQTGDMNISDVDQDGNMNDASVDQNGDMNDSLVDQDGDSNDADADQDGNNNDSDIWQTGDMNTAAVTQLGNDNWGQAEQIGDSNLADVSQTGNDNYGGAGQYGDMNDSDIDQVGDFNYALSIQQGNSNISTQNQQGNANTATTYQIGNTNESYVDQIGNNNGSAVTQLGNDNDSDVDQNGNANSSSVSQTGNTNISVVAQDGTGNQSQVTSTGNDNQSYVDQDGTANNSSVSQMGDLHLSNVTQNGLLNNSIVDQDGFMHDSYVNQQGDFNSSTVDQNGTTHSSSVDQIGNGNSSSVTQND; from the coding sequence ATGAAAAAAGTATTTTTCAGCGCAGCTGCGCTAATGTGTGGAACAATGATGTTTGCACAATCGAACAACAGTGATGTAGATCAGATCGGAAGTGGAAATGCTTCAACTGTAATGCAAACTGGTATGACCAATGACTCTGACGTAGATTCAGTCGGAGATGATAACATTTCTACGGTAGATCAAAACGGAACTTCTAACACTAATGAGACTCGCCAAACTGGTGGAGGACCAGGAGGAGATGGTTTATCTGATGATAATATTTCTGCAGTTAATCAAACAGGAGATTTAAACAATAACTTTACTTGGCAAGATGGTGACTTAAATGCAAGTGACGTTGATCAAATGGGAGATAGTAATGACTCATACACAGATCAGTGGGGAGACAGTAACTCAAGTACTGTTGACCAAGATGGTGATAGAAACGATTCTGATGTATTCCAAGGTTATGGTACAGCAGGTGATGGTTCTCATACCAGTACAGTAGAGCAGGATGGAGATGATAACACATCTTTAGTAAATCAATTTGGAGGTTCTGGAAATAATTCAGAAGTTGAACAAGTTGGAAATTTAAATGATTCTGATGTTGCTCAAGATGGTAATAACAATGACTCTACTGTATGGCAAGGTACTGTAGGAGATTCTAATATTAGTACTGTTACTCAGACAGGAGATGATAACGATTCTTTTGTATGGCAAGATGGTGACAGTAATTTATCTGATGTAGATCAAACAGGAGATAATAACGATTCTTATGTTGACCAATGGGGAGATTTTAACACTTCTGATGTAGATCAAGATGGTGACGGAAACGATTCAGATGTTTTTCAAGGTTATTCAGGAGATAATAACACGAGTATTGTTGATCAAAATGGTGACAATAATACGTCTTATGTGAGTCAAGACAATGATTTAGGAGGAGGAAATGATTCTTCAGTTACACAAACAGGAAACGATAACGATTCTAATGTTGACCAAGATGGAGAGTCTAACATTAGTGATGTTGACCAAATTGGTGATATGAACATTAGTGATGTTGACCAAACTGGTGATATGAATATTTCTGATGTTGATCAAGATGGAAATATGAATGACGCTAGTGTTGATCAAAATGGAGATATGAATGACTCTTTAGTAGATCAAGATGGTGATAGTAATGATGCAGACGCTGATCAAGATGGGAATAATAATGACTCAGATATCTGGCAAACAGGTGATATGAATACAGCTGCAGTTACTCAATTAGGAAATGATAACTGGGGTCAAGCAGAGCAAATTGGTGATTCTAATCTTGCAGATGTTAGTCAAACAGGTAATGATAATTATGGAGGAGCAGGACAATATGGAGATATGAATGATAGTGATATTGATCAAGTTGGTGATTTCAACTACGCACTTTCAATTCAACAAGGTAACTCTAATATTTCTACTCAAAATCAACAAGGTAACGCTAACACAGCAACAACTTATCAAATAGGTAACACTAATGAGTCTTATGTGGATCAAATAGGAAACAATAATGGATCAGCTGTAACACAATTAGGTAACGATAACGATTCTGATGTAGATCAAAATGGAAATGCTAATAGTAGTTCTGTTTCTCAAACAGGAAACACTAACATCTCTGTAGTTGCTCAAGATGGTACAGGAAATCAAAGTCAAGTGACTTCTACTGGAAACGATAATCAATCATATGTAGATCAAGATGGTACAGCTAACAATAGTTCGGTTTCACAAATGGGAGACTTACATTTATCTAACGTAACTCAAAACGGATTGTTAAATAATAGTATTGTTGATCAAGACGGTTTTATGCACGATAGTTATGTTAATCAACAAGGGGATTTTAATTCTAGTACAGTAGATCAAAACGGAACAACTCATTCAAGTTCTGTGGATCAAATTGGAAACGGAAACTCTTCTTCTGTAACTCAAAATGACTAA
- a CDS encoding curli production assembly/transport component CsgF, producing the protein MKKLLIILIFSASYFCVGQQLSYKPINPAFGGDTFNYQWLLSSANAQNSFTDPKANQSDDDSSLAAFSENLNRQILSQLSRSLFQTQLGEGLQEGNFSFGSLALEVYDSAEGLVINILDTTTGEQTQIIVPN; encoded by the coding sequence ATGAAAAAATTACTAATAATTTTAATTTTCTCGGCTAGCTACTTCTGTGTTGGTCAACAGTTATCTTATAAACCTATAAATCCAGCATTTGGAGGAGATACTTTTAACTATCAATGGTTATTAAGTTCAGCTAATGCTCAAAATTCCTTTACAGACCCAAAAGCAAATCAATCGGATGATGATAGCTCATTAGCAGCATTTTCTGAAAACCTTAACAGGCAAATACTAAGTCAGTTATCTAGATCATTATTTCAAACCCAATTAGGAGAAGGTCTACAAGAAGGAAATTTTAGTTTTGGTAGTTTAGCATTAGAAGTATATGACTCTGCAGAAGGCTTAGTCATTAATATTTTAGATACAACTACTGGAGAGCAGACACAAATTATAGTCCCTAATTAA
- a CDS encoding CsgE family curli-type amyloid fiber assembly protein → MVLIVVFFYAINAHSQSYNTQVEAKLIVTQDNDIINIKGVAINKMQLSKSISYKLSVFKTDKNQNKSKNEQSGQLDLNADQQKDLSTTSINFDQDTKVIILLLIFDSTDNIIGMDRIVYNDNEDNNLNVKKNIAEKIDNISVKISAQLVNNEVEAKIETAQQNDFTTIKATAFNKTEITKSLIFKLMVFDKEESVDNLLEDKKQRFIISANQKIELAEASFNIIGDQPVICVMLIYDLDNNLIGQDRVVYNDKSNLDIENKQKLLDKLKEEQANSQDVNKGKRDGLELKGIVVEDTKTKPGRDFYKLFYSLYTQNNINGNKVVTIKEVLALGRNTKIEVIVGDDEIFSFFVRPSLEYLTKMNDYAIVNVYKHFKKLETESKTIKRY, encoded by the coding sequence ATGGTATTAATTGTTGTCTTTTTTTATGCTATTAACGCTCACTCGCAATCATATAACACGCAAGTTGAGGCAAAGCTGATAGTTACCCAAGACAATGATATTATTAATATAAAGGGCGTTGCTATTAATAAAATGCAATTGTCTAAAAGTATATCCTATAAATTATCTGTTTTTAAAACAGATAAAAATCAAAATAAATCTAAAAACGAGCAAAGCGGACAATTAGATTTAAATGCAGATCAACAAAAAGATTTGTCAACAACATCCATTAATTTTGATCAAGATACAAAAGTGATAATTCTACTTTTAATTTTTGATTCCACAGATAATATTATTGGTATGGATAGAATCGTTTATAACGATAATGAAGACAATAATCTTAATGTTAAAAAAAATATTGCAGAAAAAATTGATAATATTAGTGTCAAAATTTCTGCGCAATTAGTAAATAATGAAGTTGAGGCTAAAATAGAAACAGCTCAACAAAATGACTTTACAACCATAAAAGCTACAGCTTTCAATAAAACCGAAATTACAAAAAGTTTAATCTTTAAATTAATGGTTTTTGATAAAGAAGAAAGTGTAGATAACCTTCTAGAAGACAAAAAGCAACGCTTTATAATATCTGCCAACCAAAAAATAGAACTTGCTGAGGCTTCATTTAATATTATTGGAGATCAGCCAGTTATTTGCGTCATGCTTATTTATGACTTAGATAATAATTTGATAGGTCAAGACCGAGTGGTTTATAATGATAAGTCAAATTTAGATATAGAAAATAAACAAAAATTATTAGATAAATTAAAAGAGGAACAGGCAAACTCTCAAGACGTCAATAAAGGTAAAAGAGATGGTTTAGAGTTAAAAGGAATCGTAGTTGAAGACACAAAAACAAAACCAGGTAGGGACTTTTACAAGTTATTTTATTCTTTATACACTCAAAATAATATTAACGGGAATAAAGTAGTGACAATCAAGGAGGTATTAGCATTAGGTAGAAACACGAAAATAGAGGTTATTGTTGGAGATGATGAGATTTTTTCGTTTTTTGTAAGACCTAGTCTTGAGTATTTAACTAAAATGAATGATTACGCGATAGTTAACGTGTACAAACATTTTAAAAAACTTGAAACCGAATCTAAAACAATTAAACGCTATTAA
- a CDS encoding glutamine synthetase III has product MSTLRFHAIKESLKRRPVVIEEKQRRSEIFGSNVFNESTMRQYLTKEAFESVSDAIKLGKKIDRIVADHISTGMKEWAISKGATHYTHWFQPLTGATAEKHDAFFETIGGGLAIEKFGGGQLVQQEPDASSFPNGGIRNTFEARGYTAWDPTSPAFIYGTTLCIPTVFVSYTGEALDYKTPLLRALQAVDSAAVAVCKYFDKNVKKVNASLGWEQEYFLIDRDLAMSRPDIVQTGRTLLGHSPAKGQQLDDHYFGTIPNRAMAFMRDLETECMLLGIPVKTRHNEVAPNQFELAPIYDEANLAVDHNSLLMDVMDKISDRHNFKVLFHEKPFAGVNGSGKHNNWSLSTDTGVNLLGPGKTPMSNLQFLTFFINTIKAVYDNEELLRAAIASASNDHRLGANEAPPAIISVFIGDQLTKTLNELENVTDGKLSPEEKTDLKLNVVGKIPDVLLDNTDRNRTSPFAFTGNKFEFRAVGSTANCANPMTVLNSIVAKQLIDFKKEVDTLIEKKDMKKDDAIFNILREYIKKSKNILFEGNGYGEAWEKEAEKRGLSNNKTTPEALKAKVSKKTLELFEGLGVMNKIESEARYEIEMEEYVLRVQIESRVIGDIARNHVVPTAVRYQNILIKNVKGLKEIYGADFKKFAKEQLNLIEEISEHIASINSNVTKMTEARKKSNKDENIETKAKAYCNKVKPLFDDIRYHCDKLELLVDDELWPLTKYRELLFTK; this is encoded by the coding sequence ATGTCAACATTAAGATTTCATGCTATAAAAGAATCATTAAAACGACGTCCTGTTGTAATTGAAGAAAAACAACGACGCTCAGAAATTTTTGGAAGCAATGTTTTTAATGAGTCCACCATGCGTCAATATTTAACTAAAGAAGCTTTTGAAAGTGTTAGTGATGCTATTAAATTGGGAAAAAAAATTGATAGAATAGTTGCAGATCATATTTCTACAGGAATGAAAGAATGGGCTATCTCCAAAGGAGCAACTCATTACACGCACTGGTTTCAGCCTTTAACAGGTGCAACAGCAGAAAAGCATGATGCTTTTTTTGAAACTATTGGAGGCGGATTAGCAATAGAGAAATTTGGAGGCGGACAATTAGTGCAACAAGAACCTGATGCATCAAGTTTTCCTAATGGAGGAATAAGAAATACCTTTGAAGCTCGTGGTTATACAGCTTGGGACCCAACGTCTCCTGCTTTTATATATGGTACAACATTGTGTATTCCAACCGTTTTTGTGTCTTACACAGGAGAAGCTTTAGATTATAAAACGCCTTTACTTAGAGCATTACAGGCTGTAGATAGTGCAGCTGTAGCTGTGTGTAAGTATTTTGATAAAAATGTTAAAAAAGTAAATGCCTCTTTAGGTTGGGAGCAAGAGTATTTTTTAATAGATCGTGATTTGGCAATGTCTAGACCAGATATAGTGCAAACAGGTCGTACATTATTAGGACACTCTCCAGCTAAAGGACAACAGTTAGATGATCACTATTTTGGGACAATACCAAATCGTGCTATGGCTTTTATGAGAGATCTTGAAACAGAGTGCATGCTATTAGGCATTCCGGTAAAAACTAGACATAATGAGGTGGCACCTAATCAATTTGAATTAGCACCAATTTATGACGAAGCTAATTTGGCTGTAGACCATAATTCATTATTAATGGATGTGATGGATAAGATTTCAGACAGACATAATTTTAAAGTTCTATTTCACGAAAAACCTTTTGCAGGAGTCAATGGTTCTGGGAAGCATAACAATTGGAGTTTAAGTACAGATACTGGAGTTAACTTATTAGGACCAGGAAAAACACCTATGAGTAATCTTCAGTTTTTAACCTTTTTTATAAATACTATTAAAGCAGTATATGATAATGAAGAGCTGCTGCGTGCTGCAATTGCATCTGCAAGTAATGATCATCGTTTAGGAGCTAATGAGGCGCCTCCTGCCATTATATCTGTATTTATAGGAGATCAGTTAACTAAAACTTTAAATGAGTTAGAAAATGTAACGGATGGCAAGTTGTCTCCAGAAGAAAAAACAGATTTAAAACTTAATGTTGTTGGTAAAATACCTGATGTATTGCTAGATAATACTGATCGTAATAGGACGTCTCCTTTTGCCTTTACAGGAAATAAATTCGAGTTTAGAGCGGTTGGATCTACTGCTAATTGTGCTAACCCAATGACGGTTTTAAATAGTATTGTTGCAAAACAATTAATCGACTTTAAAAAAGAGGTAGATACCTTAATAGAGAAAAAGGACATGAAAAAAGATGATGCTATCTTTAACATATTAAGAGAATACATCAAAAAATCTAAAAACATATTATTTGAAGGTAATGGATATGGTGAAGCTTGGGAGAAGGAAGCAGAAAAAAGAGGCTTAAGTAATAATAAAACGACACCAGAAGCCTTAAAGGCTAAAGTATCTAAAAAAACTTTAGAACTGTTTGAAGGTTTAGGTGTCATGAATAAGATTGAGTCTGAAGCGCGTTATGAAATTGAAATGGAGGAGTATGTACTTCGTGTGCAAATTGAAAGTCGTGTTATAGGTGATATTGCTCGTAACCATGTTGTACCTACAGCTGTTAGATATCAAAATATACTAATTAAAAATGTAAAAGGCTTAAAAGAGATCTATGGAGCAGATTTTAAAAAGTTTGCGAAAGAACAACTTAATTTAATTGAAGAAATTTCAGAGCATATTGCATCTATTAATTCTAACGTGACTAAAATGACTGAAGCACGTAAAAAGTCTAATAAAGATGAAAATATAGAAACCAAAGCTAAAGCTTATTGTAACAAGGTTAAGCCTTTATTTGATGATATTAGATACCACTGTGATAAACTTGAATTGTTAGTTGATGACGAGTTGTGGCCTTTAACAAAGTACAGAGAGTTGTTGTTTACTAAATAA